The following nucleotide sequence is from Corticium candelabrum chromosome 19, ooCorCand1.1, whole genome shotgun sequence.
CTCATTAGCATATGTTGAACTGCAAATGTGTTGCATTTAATAATTGTATTCATTAGAATGAAATTCTGGAATCAGGAAGGATATGAATCATGTAATGTGTAGCTGTACAAAGTGATGACAGTGAAGATGAATCAGACATTCTCATAAATTTGAAGAGTGAAGATGATGAGAAGACTACAAAGAATATTCAATTTGTAGTTGGTAATGTAACTCATCCAGCAGTGACAGGAAATAATGATGCCGTGCAGGGGCGGATCTAGGATCTGACTGAAGGGGGTGCGCGACGGTGTGAAATTgattgtgggcgtggttagaAAGTTGTCTATCTAGGAAGGGGAGCCAAACTGTATTTTATGCAGGAATAAATGACACACACGCGCCCCCACACACatgtaatgtgtatgtacacgtaCATTATGTACCGTAAGTATAGTCACAATCACTGAATGCAAGATCGAACAACGAGATCACACCGCTTCTGATTTTGAAAGATGACTTTGGCATATTAGTATGCACAAATCAACGTCGTATGCAGAGATTGTCAGTGTAAAGAGAATCAAAAACCTTTACAATACTGAAACTAGTAGATTCATACATAAAATTCTTACATAGTATGATACTGCGTCTAGAGACATAGGACTTAGTCTGCCTGAAGGAGTGGCGCGCCCCCTCGCGcccatgccgtgtgtgtgtgtgtgtgtgtgtgtgtgtgtgtgtgtgtgtgtgtgtgtgtgtgtgtgtgtgtgcgtgcgtgtgtgcgtgcgcgtgcgcgtgtgtgtgtgcgtgcgtgtgcgtgtgcgtgtgcgtgtgtgtgtgtgtgtgtgtgtgtgtgtgtgtgtgtgtgtgtgtgtgtgtgtgtgtgtgtgtgtgtgtgtgtgtgtgtgtgtgtgtgtgtgtttgtgtgtgatgttaTTTCTTCTGGTTGTGTTTGTGGAGTGTGCCCTATTTGTGCATGAAATTTGGTACATTTCATAAACATTTCAGTTCTTGAAGATAACAGTGGACAGAGGGGACGTGGAGGCCTGTTTACTGCTATATCTAAACGATCAATGAAACCTCAGGCACAATACGAATTGCCTACAAAGATGAAGGGCAATTTAGTCAATCGGTGATTTCACAAACTTATTGCAATGCTGAGTATGTTGCTATACTGTAGATCTATCCATAAATGACTGCCACATTATTCCTGTGGACGACATTGTTAGCAGAGCTCATGGGTCTGACATGGCAATATTTGTTACATacgtgtttaattaaacataattATAAAGTTTGGGCTAATACACACTAGGTTGCACTCTTTGTGGCTCAACGTCGGAGCAGGCACAACCAGATATCTGCTACTAAATTACCTGCATTGGAAGACTGTTTAAAACGACTTGCTCGAGTAGCCAAGGAAAGGAAAGGTCAGCTGTACAGCATGTGTTGTGAGTGTGGGTGTGACTGCATGGGGATGTGTTAGCATGCATATTTTCTGTACATATTATTGATTTCTCTTATAGCCAGTGTTCACCTACCTCGTATTGGCCATTCTACTCCCAACTTCAACTGGTATGGAACAGAGAGGCTTATCAGAAAACGTCTGGTTTCTTGTGGCATCCAAATATTAGTGTATCATTTCATTTTCGTTTTGTTTTGCCCTGGTTGATAGCAAATTTTATTTCACATAAATATGTGAGACGGATTCCTGAGCTGTATGTAGATATTATTTTTCAAGGCATGGTACAAGGAAACCCCTTGCTTCTTCTGCTGCAAGTTCATGCCAACAACACCAGACGAATTCATCAGAAAGTGAAGAAGACAGAACGTTACAGTTAGTGTGTGACAGAGAGTTGCAGAAACCAGTTTGCCTGCTGGATGTTTAAATGGAATTAATGTCTTCTTGTATGGCTTGGAGACAGAGAAAAGACAAAGACTAGAAAAAGATGTCTTGTTGTATCCTTGCAGTATGAATGGAAATTGCATGGTGATTTAGTTGCACGGTAATCGGTTGATACTAGTTTGAATGTATAAGTCTTCTTAGGCAGtaccgtataaccggttatttctgcgaatTCTGCGAAGAAAGCAAGAACCgtacaaataaaatttgtagCTATTTAGCCCTATCCTTGGAGTCCTAGGCAGTCACTGTGCAGACAcaggtacactgtacatgtgtgtatacCTTGCAGTAACTGTCTTCGTGGTCGAACCGCAAAATTTAATTCGCAGTAATTAAAGCTTTTGTCTTGATTATGAAATCGCTGGAATTTTAGACCACAGAAATATCCGGTTATATGGTAGTCTaggtgtgtgttgtttgcctTGACTATTTATTACAAGACAAGGAGGAGAGGTGGGTTCTACTATTGGGCCTAACGTTTCTCACGTTGTTTGTGCTGGAGATGGTCAGTGGCCTCAGGTAGTTCTTGTTGCAAACcctgtgtgcacgcgtgtgtgtgtgtgtgtgtgtgtgtgtgtgtgtgtgtgtgtgtgtgtgtgtgtgtgtgtgtgtgtgtgtgtgtgtgtgtgtgtgtgtgtgtgtgtgtgtgtgtgtgtgtacattacTTCATGTGAGCTGAAgatttctgtctgtgttgtacGAGATTGAAACTATGGATTTGACAGCTGTGCCTGTATCTTACTTGTGGTTAGAGGAATGTATCAAAAAACAATCTGTAGTCAGTGTGACTGACTATATAGTCATGTTTGAGTAAATGACAACTGGCATCTGTCAGAATGTCGATGTGCAATGACTTCAACACACATCCTCTACAATGGTGATTGAATTCAGAGACATATTGCTGCTAGTGGTAATGTCAATTGTCTTGCTTTTAAAACTATACCTTGTTTGCTGTGTTTTTATGATAGCAAACTCATAACTAGAACCAGTTGTTTGTATGATGATGTATAGTAAGCATGCATGAAGGGTCTAATACATAAGTATACACGTACAGGTACATTAATTTTAGGATAGGTCATGTATTTGCCTTAGAACAGGTCCCTGGGGCATACCCGAGAGTCTTGGAGACTGTAGGAAGGGTTTGCTTACAAACTCTTACCAAACTTGACCAAACCAAGCTAAGCATGTGTCAAATATTAACAACTTGATAGCAATATGTCCAGCACATCAGCCTGACAAACCACAACATATTGGCTGATACAaattaacaataaacaattactTATTAATAATCACAAAGTTAGAGTCTTCTCATACAAATACCAGAAAGTACTAAATAAACTATGTTCACTACAACCTCATTTTTGCTCTTAAATGAGAAGTTTCTTTTCTAGCTCTCTGCAGTTCTGCCTTCTGCCTTGCTACAGTTGTTTTCAAAATTTCAATCCTTTAGAACAACATCACTAATACTTGCTTCTATCATCACGATAAACAGTATATTGTTACCTCTGCTCAATAATCTTTTTACTAGACACATTTCTATCAGCCATAAGATCAGAGTCATCCACACATCTCATTTTAACTGATCTCAAAGTTGAATTCAGTTCTGACTGTCTCTTCTTCAGTTCTTGAAGTCTACGTTGAAGGATGACAGGAGACGTTAGATGTACAGATGACACATCATCAACTACAGATGATGTGTCATCTGTAGTTGATGAGCCACATCCATTCTTGACTGAACAATTCTTCATAGGTTTCTGCTTTCTCTCATTTGTAGCTCCTTTTACAGTACATCCTTTAACACAAACTTAATGTATCTCAACAGCTCTAATTAGCCAATTACAATTATAGCATCTAATAAAtactacacaacaaactcGACCGGTGACCTAGCAAACATGAAAACAGTAAGATGTGATGTCATGAGTTGTCAGACTAATAAATTCAACAGTGAACTTGAAATGCTTACTTTCATGAACTGCCATATACTGGTAATGTGATCTTAAACCAGTGGACAAGTCATTGCCAATACCATAGTAATGAAATGGTTGCAATCCAGCAGCACGTAAATATTAAGTATGAAAAATAACAAAATGTTTTGAAGTAGAGTGGAACTTTGCCTTGTGAGCATTTAAAACCAGGTAACTGAAACAACTTGAGAGtaataatcattactaatcCATTAAGGGTAGTAAGAATACTGACACACTACTGTATTTGGGTCTCCAACAATAAATAATCAGTTATCCTTGCAGTTCTGTATGCAATGGTCTGCAAAAGTGGTTTTAAGATAGAGTCTGGAAATCACTGCTCCTACTTAATCAAAGTATTTGGACTCTTCCTTTCAATAACAAGTTTACACCATTAAAATTAAAGCTTACAAGATGATCAAACTACTTTGGTAATGTGTACTACTCACTACACATGTAATCACAAACACAGCAATTAactcaattaacttaataaaaaaacacaaaatatagtTATTTAGTATTTGCCATAGCATGTACTGCTTAACACTAAGGTAgcataaacttaattaattattgtaccaTGGTCACATGATGTGTGACCAATCGCGATCACGTATTGAGATGGGACATATGACCTATTGCATGGAAAGTGTACAAAAAGTAACTTGCACTCTTACTTATAAACTGTATTATACACATCATGTGACCACGACATAAATTACTTATTACTTATCTATATAGCTTTTACCAGCACTAACAGTGCGACTATAGCCCTTGGCGTCGCCTCGGGACCCTGCCTCTAGTGCTTGAAAAGGCAATAGCGCACTAATCATACAATAACCTATACGTAGACTCTCATCCATCTGACAGTCTGTTCTCAGGGCAGCAGGTGCTAAATTGAAGtttactagtaattgaagctgcaATTCCATCCTCGCTTCtgcagctatgagccttctgaaaactGCGATAAGATTAAAATATTTCCTTTAAGCAGCATAccacttgtaaaatctatctaaaattgtaAACGGTGACTGTAACTTTCATGTGATCACaaagtgtataatatagtttGTAGTCGTCGAAATACACTAACGAAAGTTATCACAAATGGGACATAAATATCGCTCACAGTTACATCATGTTAGGTTCCAGTATAAATGCCGTAAGACACAAGAGTAATGTGCATTAGCCGTTGCAGACAAGTTCTGCTGTTTATTCCAACAAGACCTGGCAATCGCAAACATAGATTGCACTGCCCTGGTAAAACAACTTATTTATAAACATTTTACAGATCTGATTGGCACTTCATCCATTGTCTTGTTGCCACGTACAACCAAACGAACACATTGCTCTGCATTCAGTTAagggcatggcacattcctggGCATGACATAGTTGACCATTTGCACATCCATATAGCCCAAAGACCGGAAGTCAGTAGAATTAACTCCTAAACATTTGAGAATGCTACTCGCCAAATCATGACCTTACAAAGTCCCGTTTCTAtagctcatagctgaaatttCATTTCACTACTGTATTACCTTATGATGCTACTGTGAGGACACAGTTcacaaattttcaaaatattacaaTCAGGCTTTCTGGAAACTCGTCACGCACTGCAGCAAAGTTATTGAGCTGTATGCAAGCATATTAGTTGTACATGTCAATGAGGTCAAGATGTTCAAAAAATGAATCCAAACCAGTTTTCAGAATTCGACAGTCTGAGTCCGGACGTATTTGGCCAACAAAAACAGCATCTCTGCTTAACCTTATTGCGAAGCAATTACCACACTGGCTCATGTAATCCTTACTTTCCACTGTAATGCCCGTGCAGAATACACAATCCTTAGCATGCCAGGAAATTTACCTGGTACATGTTCCAACACCCACTTCTGTATGCTCAAAAGGCTTACACCATATTGCCGCACATAAAAACGCATGCGCCTATATGTGAAGTCAAATGTCTCCAGTAATAGGACAGGTTGATAGAGATAGAAGTGCTGCGCCTCTAAGTCAACAACTAAAATTCGTCTGGTTGAGTGTTGCATTAAATAGAATTATGTTCAGACCACAGAGAAACATAACGGTCGGTTATCGGACATTTGACCGATCAAAACCTCATCTTGTCGGAGTGAAATTTGTGGGCCGAACATTCTGTCTGAgcaaacaaattgaacaaaAGGTACAAAGATAAAGTCTTTATCACAACGAATTTACTCTGCATACCAGAAATGCGTACCTTTCCGTCCCGTTCGCGTTTAGTATAGCACATTCAGCACCATGTAGGAGCATTCGCAGATCTAACTTGATACAGAGCTCTACGGCAGTGATAGAGCTTGACACCATTATGGAATGGACATGGATGCCCTTAGTTGTGATAAAAGCAACAAGTATGATATCACATGCTGATGAGGTAACAGTGTTTTGAAAACAAACACCAGGCATGCTATTAGTTGCTACTTACTTCATTCGTATACTGCTGTATGCACTCACAAATCATTGGGATGTGATCAGCCTCAACCATGTACCAAACCACAATGCAGTTTCAAAGGACTCCACTAGGATCATATTCCTATGTTCATCAAACCACTTGTCAAACAGAGTAATTATGCTTGCTGTGCATGATGTGTGAAAGACTCAGTTGATGCAAAGGTCAGATGGTATATAACAGTGTAACTGTCTAGATTTAAATTTCCAAACAGTAGCGAACATGACAAAATACTGCTGTATGTACCTTCTTCAGAACCAGACATGACAAACACTTGTAACACTGGGTTGCCCAAAACAGACTATTTTGGATGTAGAAAACAAAATGTTGCTACACCATGAAGTCAAAACCACCAACTCTGAATGTTACCGTTGCCCCAATACTAGCATATTGACCATTGACTTTCGGACGATCCGGTTTCCTAGTTTTATTGCTGTAGgttggcaattaattaacgattGATTGTCCAACCAATTAGGAGGTACGTCCGACCACTTCTGTTGAATGTCTGACCCAACTATGATTTGGCTCAACTTTTGTCTGACCAACTACAAATTGTTATAATCCTCACTGAAGACTATCAAAACTACTACTTTAGCAGCACTTTGTCTAAAAATACTGTCATAATCGCTACGTGATCATGTCTTCTTCAGTAATGTTGGTCTCGAAGCCTCTGTCGTTGCTGTGTCATCTTCACTGTCGTCGTTATTATCGATGCCACTGAAACTGCGCTCCTTTTCAGAAATGAAAACCTTCTCTACAAGCTGACATAATTGAAATGTATGTAAAAAAGAAGTTTCCTGTGTTGACAGACAGCAATCAACGATGCACACCGACAAAGAAGTTTTTGCTATAGCATCTCCATCTATAGACTCTCATCTCCCACTCTGCTACTTGGAGATAGCTGGCCAACACACCTCACATAAACAAGTGCATGTGTTAGTGCCCCAAAATATATGCTGTGCAATGGTTCATAACAGACTCATACTTAGTCCTGCTCCGTGCTTggttgctacaccacgtgtGCTACCTGTCATGTGTGTATATGTCCATGTGggttcacacgtgtggttggcctaaGCGCAAAGGACCTATAGCTatggacctatacacaagtgacagctagcgcacacGGTGTAGCAACCTAAAGTAGTAATAGCTGGCAGCGTGGGAAAAATCTTGAATCTTGCTAACTATACATCGCAAACAGATAATTCTAACATCATTAGGAAGTTAGTGATGACGAGAAGACAAATATATAgagcttgtttctgatcagtATTGTACAAATACAGAATTGGCTACTTCCCGTATAGCACGCGATGTGATTACGCCCTCATGACTAATTAGAACAACCACCTGTGACTTCACATGCGCCACCAGGTCAATTGTGGCATTCTAATCACTACAGGGGTCATCTGTTCCAGAAACAAAGGCTTCTTCGCTTTCCGAAGTGTCTTCGTCATGCCTTACTTCAATGAAAACACGGTCGACCGCTTCTTCAACTATCCCGTCGGGCTCTCGATAGTGCTTTTCTACTTTTTGAATGACGTGCTTGACACAGTTGGCCCATTTCCCAGCTGTAACCTGTGTAATGCCTTCTCTCGCAAGCTGTTCAATTCCCGCCATGGTGAAATCCTTGTTATGAGATGCCACATAGCCCTTGACTTGTGCCCAGACCAGCTCGaagtgacagacaggcaatctCAGAACGTCACGACTGTTCTGATTAGCGAAGACGTCAGTCAGGTATTGCGAAGCCGGGTTTCTTGCTTTTATTAGCATGAACACCTCTGCTTTTAACAGTTTCTTGTCGTATGGGATTTCATGCGAGTCCAGATACTGGATCATGTCCTTTTTGTGCTGCTTTTTGTCGGGATTTTCTCAACAATGCTATTATGATACTTGGCATTGTCAAGAACAATACAGAAGTTGCTGGAAGGTTTGGAATCAACCTCTCTCTGAACCACTCCATTAAGTGGGCCGTGTTCATTTCCTGATGGTAGTCACCGGTGCCTTTCTTTCCTCTGAAAACGAGGTCAGCATTAGAAATCCAACCCTCTTTCCACCCTGCATGGAGAATAATGAGTCTTCCACCCTTTCCTGATGGGACTCTCAAACCTCCTTTGCCGTCGTAGTCAGTCCAGCGTCGTTCCAAGGTATGGTGCACGTTGAGCCATGTCTCGTCTAGATACACTATTGGTCTTCCCTTATCTCTGTACTTCTTTACTTGTCTGAGATAGTGATGACAAGCAGCAATAATTCTGTGTTGTTCGTACAAcactgttttcttgttgcatgttgtatatttgaAGCCcattttcttgactgttttgagaagtgtttgtttgctgtatgagTAATCTATGTCTTGTTGTAGAGCTAAAATCGTTGGgagttctctgtctgtgtagaaCCGGTGAATTCTACGACGAATGACTCCTTCTTGAAAGTTGTCAGTCTCCTGTTGGGCAGGACCTGAACCAGACTTCTTGCCTTTCTTTGCGGGACTATGCACATCTCCTTCAACGTTTACTTGGCAATGAACTCTGAATACAGTGCGTTCAGATACCTGCATCACcattgctgttgtttttgttacACTTTCCAGCATGATTGGCCCATCACGCTTCTCTTGCTCAAAGAAGGCATGGACATTACAGATCATCCATTTGTGAGAGCTTCTATAAGCATCAATCCTTTTTCTAGAGCTCCTTCCTTGAATTGTATCTGAGCTATCTGTAGGAATAGCTACGGTTTTTGCAATAACAGTTGAAGACATTATAGCAAATGGGCAAGAAAACACCAAAATTGAGATACTGAATAGATTGAGTGTACTATATAGCTAAATGTACGCGTACATGGAATTTATGGATGCTACATATGACATAGAGAATGAATGATTCATTACTGCACATTGCACCATTATGACATCAGGAATATGTTTACAGATGAACTCGCTTCCGTTTTGATGTGTAATGTAATCTGTATACCTTCCGTGATGCCCCTCCTAGGCTCCTATATCTACATAAACGTTTGCcgcaattcccacactgccaGCTATTGCTTTTCCTACTTTAGTGCGGAGGAGGACTGTTAGGGCACGAGTCTAGGTTCATAACACTCACATATAGACTCATGCGCTTTTATGCACGGTAATACAGTATAGCTAAATGTGTTAGATGCACGAAGTCAAGATTGTGTTACAAAAGTGTTGAAAAGAGCTGCATCAAAAAAGCCTCCATTAAAATGGACAGCATCAAGCAATCAACTGTTAGTATCAAAATTCCAAACCCTCTGCACATAAGGAGACCAAACTGAACTgagtaaaaattaaaaatgtatTGGTGCCACCTCTAGAAGTTACATAGTGTGGGTGAGGATGAGAATCTAATAGTTAATTTATGAGGTCTGAGGGCAAGCATTTAATAATTTAGAGAGCATTGATTAATGTCAAACCTTCATCAAGTTTGTCTTCAAATGACATATATTGAATGTCTCATATAATTACAAATGAGTTCTTCAGGGTAAACAGGATCTTCCTCTGGAGAACTGTTTATGATAATAAAATGATGATGGGTATTTCACAACAAGGCACAGTACCCTCAAtgcatataatttatttatatgcCACATTAATTACATGCCAATGATAACTTAATTTATTTTTGAGAAACAAGAAGATACCTGACACAATTTCTTCGTTCACTCTTGGCTGCTGTGCCTTCTTGGCCGCACTAGTCATGAAGGAGACTCCGTCCCCTCGTCCATACAACTTCAATTGCAACTGTCCATTCTGCTCTGTCTTGACTATTGTGACAGCTTCTGGTATTGACATCAACATCTCCTCACACGTAGAGAAGCCGAGCTGCTTGTACGGCAACTGCGTTCCAACAAGTTTCACATAATCTGCGCAGAAATCTCGTAACAGAACACCCCGATCGCTAGACAACAAGACAGCTCGCACAAATCGAACAATATCGTCTGGCACATGTACATCGCTCTTTGACGAAACTGCGGTCATAACGTACATATCAAAGACGTCGACGTAAACTCCCGTACAATCTTTACGCGTGTAGActagctattaattaaaactggaCAAAAAACAAAAGTGGAGAATGCAAATGTGATGAAGTGAAAATTGAACGTAGTGAAATAAAATTTTGCGTGAAATCAGCAAGAGTGCATGTATATTGTCCAGAGACGTAAATATTTATGTGACATCATGACTATCCCGGATAATTCGTTGTTTGTACTggcttctttctttctttctctgtttCATCGTCTAGATTTGCCAGTTTATGGTATGAAGTGATGAATCTGCACGCTTGTCTTGTATGCTTCGCATAGCACATGGACGTCCTAGTAATGTAGATGTTGCGATCGCAGTCTTTTGACTCTTAGCTTCAGTCTCTTGGCTCTCTTTTTGCATTTTCGTGATTAGTTTACACTGGTGTACAGTAGCTACACCAATCACATTTCTTTGGAGTACAGTACCGTTATGTCGTTTTCCCTACCGGACGATGCTGCACGTCGGTGGTGCCTCGTCGCGAAGATCGCGatatcatgcatgcagtatcCGTCAGTGTGCTACAGAGTTGAAgtaacataataataataaataacattgTTGCTATTCATCATCGACTTGTTTGACGTtggtaattttattttattgttttgtttatctttttttTTATCTAGTCTACTGTCAGAATGCCTGAATTTGAAATGAACAAAGAATTAGAATCAATTGAAGCTTGTTGCAGCGAGTTAGAAGATCATCCAACTGATCATTTGACCATCTCCAAACTAGCACAACTTAACAGACATCAAACAGGTAAGTAACGACATTCTACAAGTGGACACATAGAATTATACTTGTGATACTCTAGATGTAAATGATCTTCATCGATCTGATGTGACCATACTTCATGCTGACATTGACATCAACATCGACAGTGCTAACGTTGTGACAGGAGCTGGCAAGAAGCTAGCTGCCTGTTTGAATGTCAAGCAGTTGAAAGTCAATTGTGTCAATTTAGGAGATCAATCAAATGAGCAAGTTGTTATGCGACGAGTTCAAGCGGCTGGTTACGTTGTGTTACTTGTACTGTCCTCAGTACAGCCACCACATTATTGGAGGACTGTTGCGTCACTTATTTCAGAGCTGGTAGCTAGTAAGCATCGCAAAGTTTTGCCAATTTACTTTGGACTTCGGAAAGAGTATGCCAGAAATGCATATCCAGAGATTGCAAAATTGTCTTCATGGGAAGGAGATGACTTTACTTCAATGCTTAAATGGGtggaaggtgtgtgtgtgtgtgtatgtgtgtgtgtgtgtgtgtgtgtgtgtgtgtgtgcacgtgtgtgtgtgtgtgtgtgcgtgtgtgtgtgcatgtgtgtgtgtgtgtgtgtgtgtgtgtgtgtgtgtgtgtgtgtgtgtgtgtgtgtgtgtgtgtgtgtgtgtatgtatgtggtgAGCAATATAGCTCATGTAGTTGGAGAGTCATCGTAgagagtgattacatccgtgGCACAGCAGGgttacaagttcaagtcaccgCGATGGTAAGCTATGGTTCCCTGAGCAACaaactcatgcacacacaattgcctttcATGACTCAAGTGTATAATGaaggtcattgactggagatGGACAAGACTTCTGACTTGGCAAGAATAATATCCTATGCAGCATACAGCACACAGCCGGTACGtatgggccttggtgtccagtcctaTAGCTGTGTTATAGCTGGTGTTCCTGGATGCTCTAGCCAAGCCCCAGGTGGATCGTCAGCACTGTCCCAGAGACTCCACGTGGCATACAGAGGTCCTTGTCTTTGCCGGCAGGGAGCTATTTTCAaaagtgcatgtgtgtgtgtgtgtgtgtgtgtgtgtgtgtgtgtgtgtgtgtgtgtgtgtgtgtgtgtgtgtgtgtgtgtgtgtgtgtgtgaatattGTTGTCGATGATGTTATTTCAATGCGTCTGAGTAGATCTGGTTCTGCCTTTGGCAACTGGACTAGACGCTTTTGGAATGAACATGGCATAACCACTGCCACTAAGatcaaagtttacaaagcagttgtGATCACCACTTTACtttatggttgtgagacttggacaTTATATAGAAGACACATTAAACAGCTTGACCAATTTCACATGCGATGTCTTTGCGAAATTGGAAATATAAAATGGTAAGACATGATACCCAATACCAAGGTTttgaagaaatgcaacatgcctggAATTGAGGCTCTACTACTACGAGCTCAACATCGATGGTGTGGCCATCTTGTTTGAATGAAGGATGATAGAATCCCAAGGGCAGTGTTTTAtggtcagctgaaggaagGTTCTAGAACAGCAGGTGGTCAGAAATTGCGCTTTAAATACACattgaaatccaatttgaaatcttgtaatattgatatatcCAACTGGGAAAGCTATGCGTCAGACAGAAATCTTTATGGAGATCCTATTGCAAAGAATCTTTAGATTATTTTGAAGACCAGCGTTTGAAAACACTCCCACAAAGAAGGCAGGAACGAAAGGCGATCTCTAAGAGTGGGAACTTCACATGCGATGTTTGTGGATGCTCCTGCACAGCAcgcattggtctttggaggcacaagcaaagccataaatgagtttggtTGTGTtgaccactcactccaccgtgtgtgtgtgtgtgtgtgtgtgtgtgtgtgtgtgtgtgtgtgtgtgtgtgtgtgtgtgtgtgtgtgtgtgtgtgtgtgtgtgtacagttgtGTGTGATTATGTCTTTTGGAGTTTCATATAACATGTGGCTATTATTTGGCAGGTTCAGTAATTAATCAGTCTCTGCCCACCTTCAGTTATCCTCTGTTGAACGTGAAGAGAGAGATTACTTGTATGTGAAGT
It contains:
- the LOC134195201 gene encoding uncharacterized protein LOC134195201, which gives rise to MSSTVIAKTVAIPTDSSDTIQGRSSRKRIDAYRSSHKWMICNVHAFFEQEKRDGPIMLESVTKTTAMVMQVSERTVFRVHCQVNVEGDVHSPAKKGKKSGSGPAQQETDNFQEGVIRRRIHRFYTDRELPTILALQQDIDYSYSKQTLLKTVKKMGFKYTTCNKKTVLYEQHRIIAACHHYLRQVKKYRDKGRPIVYLDETWLNVHHTLERRWTDYDGKGGLRVPSGKGGRLIILHAGWKEGWISNADLVFRGKKGTGDYHQEMNTAHLMEWFRERLIPNLPATSVLFLTMPSIIIALLRKSRQKAAQKGHDPVSGLA
- the LOC134195225 gene encoding uncharacterized protein LOC134195225 — protein: MSTVRMPEFEMNKELESIEACCSELEDHPTDHLTISKLAQLNRHQTDVNDLHRSDVTILHADIDINIDSANVVTGAGKKLAACLNVKQLKVNCVNLGDQSNEQVVMRRVQAAGYVVLLVLSSVQPPHYWRTVASLISELVASKHRKVLPIYFGLRKEYARNAYPEIAKLSSWEGDDFTSMLKWVEGSVINQSLPTFSYPLLNVKREITCVDSQSAPSWATERSMLLESISSFFGTLHGDHNKAASVRTAECCKAKKNRGKFEKFSGETITRLLKSKETIRLHFSLIQ
- the LOC134195074 gene encoding uncharacterized protein LOC134195074 isoform X1, which encodes MTAVSSKSDVHVPDDIVRFVRAVLLSSDRGVLLRDFCADYVKLVGTQLPYKQLGFSTCEEMLMSIPEAVTIVKTEQNGQLQLKLYGRGDGVSFMTSAAKKAQQPRVNEEIVSGCTVKGATNERKQKPMKNCSVKNGCGSSTTDDTSSVVDDVSSVHLTSPVILQRRLQELKKRQSELNSTLRSVKMRCVDDSDLMADRNVSSKKIIEQRIEILKTTVARQKAELQRARKETSHLRAKMRL
- the LOC134195074 gene encoding uncharacterized protein LOC134195074 isoform X2, encoding MTAVSSKSDVHVPDDIVRFVRAVLLSSDRGVLLRDFCADYVKLVGTQLPYKQLGFSTCEEMLMSIPEAVTIVKTEQNGQLQLKLYGRGDGVSFMTSAAKKAQQPRVNEEIVSGCTVKGATNERKQKPMKNCSVKNGCGSSVHLTSPVILQRRLQELKKRQSELNSTLRSVKMRCVDDSDLMADRNVSSKKIIEQRIEILKTTVARQKAELQRARKETSHLRAKMRL